In Aegilops tauschii subsp. strangulata cultivar AL8/78 chromosome 3, Aet v6.0, whole genome shotgun sequence, one genomic interval encodes:
- the LOC109761083 gene encoding actin-related protein 5, producing the protein MSSVCRAPRETDFARFPNSAPIVIDNGASTFRIGWAGEAEPRVSFRNIVQRPRHRSSGETVTVVGDTDPALMKYFDCTRTSIRSAFDDDVVYQFEYMEYILDYAFDRLGATSEVGHPILMTECECNPSFSRARMSELLFETYGVPSVAFGIDDVFSYKYNQKLGNCGEDGLAISCEFGTCHVVPFLKGQPVLGACCRTNVGGSHITDFLRQLLSLKYPYHVANFTWEKAEELKKEHCYIAADYMSELQIFKNNKEEAEEKTRYWQLPWVPPPRDEPPSEEELARKAAYKEKAGQRLRDMAAAKRSQKIADLEEKLSGLEDLMEHLDGADELQTTSILGRSGYLSQQEIKSDILKATQSLRKAKGESNGNEENADASGADKYPLVSVPDDMLTPEQLKEKKKQILLKTTTEGKLRAKQRRAEEAALREKQEEERRTENPELYFDELRARYLELSEKVDQRKRQKVNGNNNSSGAVGRGERLNAAQKERMRLLTTAAFDRGKGEDTFGMRDEDWLVYKKMSKENEEDDDGKDDDESELARIASKIQEVDPTFVNKHDAVEPAPDPHKVRPLTADDFKIAIGIERFRCPEVLFQPGMIGVDQAGIDEMVSISLRRLLEDESVKERLCQSILVTGGSSLFPGMIPRLESGIRQFRPYLAPLKLVRAADPILDAWRGAAAFAASSKFGKQTFTLADYREHGESLFHRYNIVYTL; encoded by the exons ATGTCGTCGGTCTGCCGCGCGCCGCGGGAGACCGACTTCGCGCGCTTCCCGAACTCCGCCCCCATCGTCATCGACAACGGCGCCTCCACCTTCCGCATCGG GTGGGCTGGCGAGGCGGAGCCGCGCGTCTCCTTCCGCAACATCGTGCAGAGGCCGCGCCACCGCAGCTCAG GTGAAACTGTGACAGTTGTAGGAGACACTGATCCAGCTCTAATGAAGTACTTTGACTGCACACGGACATCAATTCGCTCAGCCTTCGATGATGATGTCGTCTATCAGTTCGAGTACATGGAATAT ATTCTTGATTATGCTTTTGACCGATTAGGTGCCACATCAGAG GTGGGCCATCCCATTCTTATGACAGAGTGTGAGTGCAATCCATCCTTTTCTCGAGCACGAATGTCTGAACTTCTTTTCGAGACATATGGTGTGCCATCCGTTG CTTTTGGTATCGATGATGTATTTAGCTACAAGTACAATCAGAAGCTTGGAAACTGTGGAGAAGATGGGTTGGCTATTTCGTGTGAATTTGGAACATGCCACGTTGTTCCA TTCTTAAAAGGGCAGCCTGTGCTGGGGGCATGCTGCCGAACAAATGTTGGTGGATCTCACATTACTGATTTCCTGAGGCAGCTCCTCTCTCTTAAATATCCCTATCACGT GGCAAACTTTACATGGGAAAAGGCTGAAGAACTGAAGAAGGAACATTGTTATATAGCTGCTGATTATATGTCAGAGTTGCAGATATTCAAA AATAACAAGGAAGAAGCTGAAGAGAAGACTAGGTACTGGCAGCTACCATGGGTACCCCCACCCAGAGATGAACCGCCATCTGAGGAAGAGCTAGCGAGGAAGGCGGCTTATAAGGAAAAGGCTGGTCAACGTTTGCGAGACATGGCTGCTGCAAAGAGGTCTCAGAAGATAGCAGATCTGGAAGAAAAACTGTCTGGCCTGGAGGATTTGATGGAGCACCTTGATGGAGCTGATGAATTGCAAACAACGTCTATTCTGGGTAGATCTGGATACCTTTCCCAGCAGGAAATTAAGTCTGATATTCTGAAAGCAACACAGTCTCTAAGAAAAGCGAAGGGGGAGTCCAATGGCAATGAGGAGAACGCAGATGCTTCAGGAGCTGATAAGTACCCACTTGTATCTGTCCCTGATGACATGTTGACACCAGAGCAG TTAAAGGAAAAGAAGAAACAGATACTACTTAAAACTACGACAGAGGGCAAGCTGCGCGCCAAGCAGAGGCGTGCCGAGGAGGCAGCATTGAGGGAGAAGCAAGAAGAAGAGAGGCGCAC GGAGAACCCAGAGTTATACTTCGACGAGCTCCGTGCCCGATATTTAGAACTTTCTGAGAAAGTCGATCAGAGGAAGCGACAAAAGGTTAACGGCAACAATAATTCATCTGGTGCCGTAGGCCGTGGCGAGCGCCTAAATGCCGCCCAGAAAGAAAGAATGCGGTTACTTACCACTGCTGCATTTGACCGAGGGAAAGGCGAGGACACTTTTGGAATGAGAGATGAAGATTGGTTGGTCTACAAAAAGATGAGCAAAGAGAATGAGGAAGATGATGATGGGAAAGATGATGATGAATCAGAGCTTGCTCGAATCGCATCAAAAATCCAG GAGGTGGATCCTACATTTGTGAACAAACATGACGCTGTTGAACCAGCTCCAGACCCTCATAAAGTCCGGCCTCTCACCGCAGACGATTTCAAAATCGCCATCGGGATCGAGCGGTTCCGCTGCCCCGAAGTACTATTCCAGCCTGGCATGATAGGAGTCGACCAGGCCGGCATCGATGAGATGGTCAGCATCTCCCTCAGGAGGCTACTGGAGGACGAGTCCGTCAAGGAGCGCCTCTGCCAGTCCATCCTCGTCACAGGTGGCAGCTCCCTGTTCCCCGGGATGATCCCTCGGCTCGAATCCGGGATCCGGCAGTTCCGGCCCTACCTCGCGCCGCTGAAGCTTGTGAGAGCCGCCGACCCCATCCTGGACGCGTGGCGGGGCGCTGCCGCCTTTGCGGCTTCCAGCAAGTTTGGGAAGCAGACTTTCACATTGGCGGATTACAGAGAGCACGGCGAGAGCCTGTTCCATCGCTACAATATTGTCTACACGTTGTAG